A window of Cellulosimicrobium protaetiae genomic DNA:
CCGAGCCCCGCGGCTGTCGTCGACCCGGCGGACGGCCCGGTCCAGCCCTCGCACCACCCCACCCCGCCAGTTCCCCTGAGGTTCCACCCGCAGGACAGCATCGAAGGAGATCCCATGTCCGCACGTACCACCCTCCGCCGCCGCATCACGCTCGCGACGGTCTCGGCCGCCTCGATCGCCCTGATCGCGACGGCGTGCACCTCCAACACGCCGCAGGACGAGGGCACGGCCGAGGGCGACGGCGGGGGCAGCGCCAACCAGGCCGTCTCCGACAACGACGCCCCCGGCGACCCGATCGTCATCGGCTTCTCGGCCCCCGCGGCCGACCACGGCTGGATGGGCGCCATCACGAGCGCCGCCGAGGCCGAGGCCGCGGAGTACGAGGACGTCGAGCTGCGCGTCGCCGACGGCACGAACGACGTCAACGTCCAGATCAGCCAGATCGAGGGCTTCATCAACGACGGCGTCGACGCGATCGTGCTGCTGCCGTTCGACGGTGCCGCGCTCACCGAGGTCGCGACCAAGGCGATGGAGGCCGGCATCCCGGTCATCAACGTCGACCGCGAGTTCTCCAGCCCGTTCGCGGCACGCTCGACGGTGCTCGGCGACAACTACGGCATGGGCGTGAGCGCCGGCCAGTACATCTGCGAGCAGCTCGGGGACAACCCCGACGCCGTCGTCGCCGAGATCGCGGGCATCGACTCGCTGCCCCTCACGCAGGACCGCAGCCAGGGCTTCGAGGACGCGCTGTCCGACTGCGGCCTCGACGTCGACAACCGCGTCGCGGCCGACTTCACCGTCCAGGGCGGCGAGGCCGCGACGGCCAACCTGCTCCAGGCCGCGCCGCAGATCGACGCCATCTGGAACCACGACGACGACCAGGGCGTCGGCGTCCTCTCCGCGATCGAGAACGCGGGCCGCGACGAGTTCTTCATGGTCGGCGGCGCCGGCTCGCAGCAGGTCATGGAGCACATCCAGGCCGGCGACTCGGTCCTCCAGGCCACGGTCGTCTACCCCTCGACGCAGGCCGCGGACGGCATCAAGCTCGCCCGCCTCGTCGCCCACGAGAAGAACATGAGCGACCTCGCGTCGTCCGGCGTGCCGCGCACCGTCCAGCTCTTCGCTCCGGTCGTGACGGAGGAGAACGTCGAGCAGTACCTGCCGACGGCGTTCCAGTCCTGACGGACCGGTCCCGCAGGTAGCACAGGCACGCGGACCACGCCCACGGTCCGCCCGGGCTCACCCCGGCCGGACCGTGGGCGTGCTTCGTGAGGAGCACGGAAGGAACGTCATGGCAGGAAACGACGGCGCGCAGCTCGGCGTCGGCATGGTCGGGTACTCGTTCATGGGGGCAGCGCACTCGCAGGCATGGCGGACCGCCCCCCGGTTCTTCGACCTCCCTCTCGACCCGCGCATGCGGGTCCTCGGCGGCCGCAACCCGGAGGCGCTCGCCGCCGCCGCCCAGCGGCTCGGCTGGGAGTCCACCGAGACGAGCTGGCAGGCGCTCGTCGCGCGCGACGACGTCGACCTCGTCGACGTGTGCACGCCCGGCGACACGCACGCCGAGATCGCGATCGCGGCGCTCGAGGCGGGCAAGCACGTGCTGTGCGAGAAGCCGCTCGCGAACACGGTCGCCGAGGCCGAGAAGATGGTCGCGGTGGCCGAGGCCGCGGCCGCCCGCGGGCAGGTCGCGATGGTGGGCTTCACCTACCGCCGCGTGCCGGCCATCCAGCTCGCGCGCCAGCTCGTCGACGACGGACGCATCGGGACCGTGCGCCACGTCCGCGCGCAGTACCTCCAGGACTGGATCGCGGACGAGAACGCGCCGCTGTCGTGGCGGCTCGACAAGTCGAAGGCCGGCAGCGGGGCCCTCGGCGACATCGGCGCCCACGTCATCGACCTCGCGCAGTTCATCACGGGCGAGCGCATCACGGACGTCTCGGGACTCCTCGAGACCTTCGTGAAGGAGCGCCCGGTCGCGACGGAGTTCGCCGGGTTGTCCGGCCAGGGCGGCACCGAGCGCGGCCCCGTCACGGTGGACGACGCGGCGGTCTTCCTCGCGCGGCTCTCCGGCGGGGGCATCGGGACGTTCGAGGCGACGCGCTTCGCCTACGGCCGCAAGAACGCGATCCGCCTCGAGATCAACGGCTCCAAGGGCTCGGTCGCGTTCGACTTCGAGGACATGAACGTCCTGCACTTCTTCGACGCCGCGGACGACGCGGCCGTCGCCGGCTTCCGCCGCATCGTCGTGACGGAGCCGGAGCACGCGTACGTCGCGCACTGGTGGCCCGCGGGCCACGGGCTCGGGTACGAGCACGCGTTCACGCACCAGGCGGTCGACCTCGTCGAGGGGATCGCCGCGGGCACGCACCCGGCGCCGACCTTCGCGGACGGCCTGGTGGTGCAGCGCGTGCTCGACGCGGTCGAGCGGAGCGCGGCGTCGGGCGGCTGGGTCGCGCCCTAGGCGAAGACCGGCCCTCCGGACAGCAGTGTCCGGTCGTCGGTCGCGCGCAGACGCGCGGCCGACGACCGGGACCACGAGAGGAGGTAGGACCGCCGCACGCGCGGCAGGTGCCCGGCGGAGCACCGACGAACTTCCGCCGACGAGCCCGGGACGGACGGCAGGCCGATGGCGCCGACCCGGCGGAGCGCAGCACAGTTCCCCATCTCGACGAGGAGACCTTGTGAGAAACGTGCTAGGAGGATCGCTCGCCGTCAGGCGCACGGTCGCGGCAGCCGCCGCGGCAGCGGTCGCTCTCCCCCTGACCATCGCGACGGCGGTGGCGGCCACGGCCGCACCGGCCCCCGCGAGCGTCCAGGCGGGCCAGGCCACGGCCCCGCTCGCGGCCGCCGCGGACACCGTCCCGTTCGACGTGCTCGTCTTCAGCAAGACCGGTGGCTTCCGCCACGGGTCGATCCCCGCGGGCATCGCGGCGATCCAGCAGCTCGGTACCGAGAACGACTTCGAGGTCACCGCGACCGAGGACGCGGGAGCGTTCACGGACGAGAACCTCGCGCAGTACGACGCCGTCGTGTGGCTGTCCACGACCGGTGACGTCCTCAACGACGACCAGCAGGCCGCGTTCGAGCGCTACATCCAGAACGGGGGCGGGTACGCGGGCATCCACGCGGCGTCCGACACCGAGTACGACTGGCCCTGGTACGGCGGGCTGGTCGGCGCGTACTTCAGCGCCCACCCCCAGAACCAGGACGCGACCATCAAGGTCGAGGACCACGCGCACGAGTCGACGGCGCACCTGCCCTCGCGCTGGGAGCGCTACGACGAGTGGTACAACTTCCGCACCAACCCGCGTGACACCGTGCACGTGCTCGCGAGCCTCGACGAGACGTCGTACTCGGCCGGCTCGGGCGCGATGGGCGCCGACCACCCGACGGCCTGGTGCCAGGTCTACGACGGCGGGCGGTCCTGGTACACGGGTGGCGGCCACACCGACGAGTCCTTCCAGGAGCCGGAGTTCCTCCAGCACCTGCTCGGCGGCATCCAGACCGCCGCGGGCGTCGTGCCGTCCGACTGCAACGCGACGCAGTCCGACAGCTACGAGATGGTGCCGCTCGACGAGAACACCGCGAACCCGATGATGCTCGACGTCGCCCCGGACGGGACGGTCTTCTACGTCGAGCGCGACGGGCGCGTGCGCGTCATCGACCCGGCGACGAACCAGACCACCACCGCGGCGACGCTCTCGGTCACGCAGGCCAACGAGGACGGCCTCACGGGCATCGTGCTCGACCCGGACTTCGCCACCAACAGCTGGGTGTACCTCTTCTGGTCGCCGCAGGACGTCGGGACGGACGGCCCGCACAACCGGGTCTCGCGGTTCGACTACGACGCGACGACGAAGACCGTCTCGCTCGCCTCGGAGAAGGCGGTCCTCAAGATCCCGACGCAGCGCGAGACGTGCTGCCACGCGGGTGGCGACATGGTCTTCGACGCGGACGGCAACCTCTTCGTCGTGACGGGTGACAACACCAACCCGTTCGAGTCGGGCGGCTTCACGCCGATCGACGAGCGCGCGGGCCGCCAGAACTTCGACGCCCAGGGCACGTCGGCGAACTCGAACGACCTGCGCGGCAAGGTCCTGCGGATCCACCCGGAGGACGACGGCACGTACACGATCCCCGAGGGGAACCTGTTCGCGCCGGGCACCGCGCAGACGAAGCCCGAGGTCTACGCGATGGGCTTCCGCAACCCGTTCCGCATCGGGGTCGACCCGACGACCGGCAACGCGCTCGTCGCCGACTACGGTCCCGACTCGGGTGCGGCCGACCCGGCCCGCGGCCCGCGCGGCGCCGTGGAGTGGAACGTCGTGAGCGACCCGGGCTTCTACGGCTGGCCGTACTGCACGGGGTCGAACAACGCCTACGTCGACTACAACTTCGCGACCGGCCAGTCCGGTGCGGCGTTCGACTGCGCCGCGGGCGTCGTCAACAGCTCGCCGAACAACACGGGCGTGCAGCAGCTGCCCCCGGCGATCGAGGCCGAGGTCTGGTACACGGGTGGCGGCAACCCCGACTTCCCGGAGATCGGTGGCGGTGGCGCTCCCATGGGCGGCCCGGTCTACCAGTACGACCCGGAGCTCGACTCGGACGTCAAGTGGCCCGAGTACTGGGACGGCAAGGCCCTGTTCGGTGAGTGGAACCAGGGCCGGATGTACTCGTTCCAGCTCGACGGCGAGAAGCGTGACGACCTCGTCGACATCAACCGTGTCCTGCCGAAGATCTTCGACCCGTCGGCCGGTTTCGACCGTCCGATGGACTTCGACTTCGGTCCGGACGGCTCGCTGTACGTCGTCGACTGGGGCGCCGGCTTCGGCGGCAACAACGACTCGAGCGGCATCTACAAGGTCAACTACGTCCAGGGCGACCCCGCCCCGATCGCCCGCGCGAGCGCGGACGTGACGAGCGGTGCCGCACCGCTGACGGTGCAGTTCTCCTCCGAGGGCACGCGCCACCCGGCGGGCGACCCGATCACGCTGCAGTGGACCTTCGGCGACGGCTCTGCGCCGTCGACCGAGGCCAACCCGGTGCACACGTACACCGAGAACGGCAGCTACACCGCCCAGCTCGTCGCGACCGACGAGAGCGGCGCCGTGGGCGTGGCGAACGTGTCGGTCGTCGTGGGCAACCAGGCCCCGACGGTCTCGATCACGTTCCCCGAGAACGGCGGCTTCTTCGAGTGGGGCGACCAGGTGAAGTACGAGATCGCCGTGGACGACCCCGACGGGGAGGTCACGTGCGAGAACGTCACGCTCTTCACGTCGCTCGGCCACGACTCGCACGCCCACCCCATGGAGGAGCTCACGGGCTGCGAGGGCACGCTCCAGACGGCGCGCGACGAGGGTCACGGCATCGAGTCGAACATCTTCTGGGTGGTCGAGGCGATGTACACCGACGACGGCGGTGAGGTGGGCGTGCCGCTCACGGCGAACGACCTGCAGATCCTGCAGCCGAAGCTGCTCCAGTCGGAGTTCTTCACCTCGACGGGGCGCCTCGCCGGCTCCACGAGCGCAGGCGACCCGGGCGTCCAGACCGAGACGACCGGCGACTCCGCCGGCGGCGGCCT
This region includes:
- a CDS encoding substrate-binding domain-containing protein; its protein translation is MSARTTLRRRITLATVSAASIALIATACTSNTPQDEGTAEGDGGGSANQAVSDNDAPGDPIVIGFSAPAADHGWMGAITSAAEAEAAEYEDVELRVADGTNDVNVQISQIEGFINDGVDAIVLLPFDGAALTEVATKAMEAGIPVINVDREFSSPFAARSTVLGDNYGMGVSAGQYICEQLGDNPDAVVAEIAGIDSLPLTQDRSQGFEDALSDCGLDVDNRVAADFTVQGGEAATANLLQAAPQIDAIWNHDDDQGVGVLSAIENAGRDEFFMVGGAGSQQVMEHIQAGDSVLQATVVYPSTQAADGIKLARLVAHEKNMSDLASSGVPRTVQLFAPVVTEENVEQYLPTAFQS
- a CDS encoding Gfo/Idh/MocA family protein; translation: MAGNDGAQLGVGMVGYSFMGAAHSQAWRTAPRFFDLPLDPRMRVLGGRNPEALAAAAQRLGWESTETSWQALVARDDVDLVDVCTPGDTHAEIAIAALEAGKHVLCEKPLANTVAEAEKMVAVAEAAAARGQVAMVGFTYRRVPAIQLARQLVDDGRIGTVRHVRAQYLQDWIADENAPLSWRLDKSKAGSGALGDIGAHVIDLAQFITGERITDVSGLLETFVKERPVATEFAGLSGQGGTERGPVTVDDAAVFLARLSGGGIGTFEATRFAYGRKNAIRLEINGSKGSVAFDFEDMNVLHFFDAADDAAVAGFRRIVVTEPEHAYVAHWWPAGHGLGYEHAFTHQAVDLVEGIAAGTHPAPTFADGLVVQRVLDAVERSAASGGWVAP
- a CDS encoding ThuA domain-containing protein — encoded protein: MRNVLGGSLAVRRTVAAAAAAAVALPLTIATAVAATAAPAPASVQAGQATAPLAAAADTVPFDVLVFSKTGGFRHGSIPAGIAAIQQLGTENDFEVTATEDAGAFTDENLAQYDAVVWLSTTGDVLNDDQQAAFERYIQNGGGYAGIHAASDTEYDWPWYGGLVGAYFSAHPQNQDATIKVEDHAHESTAHLPSRWERYDEWYNFRTNPRDTVHVLASLDETSYSAGSGAMGADHPTAWCQVYDGGRSWYTGGGHTDESFQEPEFLQHLLGGIQTAAGVVPSDCNATQSDSYEMVPLDENTANPMMLDVAPDGTVFYVERDGRVRVIDPATNQTTTAATLSVTQANEDGLTGIVLDPDFATNSWVYLFWSPQDVGTDGPHNRVSRFDYDATTKTVSLASEKAVLKIPTQRETCCHAGGDMVFDADGNLFVVTGDNTNPFESGGFTPIDERAGRQNFDAQGTSANSNDLRGKVLRIHPEDDGTYTIPEGNLFAPGTAQTKPEVYAMGFRNPFRIGVDPTTGNALVADYGPDSGAADPARGPRGAVEWNVVSDPGFYGWPYCTGSNNAYVDYNFATGQSGAAFDCAAGVVNSSPNNTGVQQLPPAIEAEVWYTGGGNPDFPEIGGGGAPMGGPVYQYDPELDSDVKWPEYWDGKALFGEWNQGRMYSFQLDGEKRDDLVDINRVLPKIFDPSAGFDRPMDFDFGPDGSLYVVDWGAGFGGNNDSSGIYKVNYVQGDPAPIARASADVTSGAAPLTVQFSSEGTRHPAGDPITLQWTFGDGSAPSTEANPVHTYTENGSYTAQLVATDESGAVGVANVSVVVGNQAPTVSITFPENGGFFEWGDQVKYEIAVDDPDGEVTCENVTLFTSLGHDSHAHPMEELTGCEGTLQTARDEGHGIESNIFWVVEAMYTDDGGEVGVPLTANDLQILQPKLLQSEFFTSTGRLAGSTSAGDPGVQTETTGDSAGGGLNIGYIEPDDWWAHEPVSLANVDSITLRAASPSGGGPISLRWDDPEGPEIGSVTVPATGDWQVYTDVTAELHDVPSGSGTLYFVQTAGQSNVNWMVVNGRGVTDNVRPTIDTFDVTPTTGTAPLTVTATATASDPEDDAITFAWDAGLGDGFVDGTDSFEVTYDQPGTYRLQVRATDARGAYSVEYTTVTVKETQTGPGMCFSGRSDDFLGTDLDEDRWTVTNRDQNLAVRDGHLVIPTTATDFYGTDNTTVPNLVLQDLPDGPFTATAKLTLPARQQYQQAGLLIWEDQDNYAKMVLQGRSNPADPATRIFQFIREENAQPNEVGASNTAALGAAYPDTVYVRFVSNGENLQAAYSADGVDFTTMSETKSIADLENAKIGLVSLKGNNTAAPVIDAEFDWFSITPDDTASAPGPDDEFDGTALDACRWSIVREDPTGYRVADGSLQIDTTPTDIYGTDNRPVPNIVLQDQPGDEWTVETVVDGSAFDRQYQQGGLIVYGDDDNYVKLDYVVDNQAGQAKNARIELRSEVGGVVQNPQPQSSSLTGDVWHLRLTRSGDTFTGAYSADGETWTTFDQSVTNAPASGAQVGLFALGASADTGAPASFGHFRVVGDEVEPIAVTITAETRCMAGKVFVAVRAANDDAVPLAITLETPYGSKEFADVAPGANAYQSFASRAAGIDAGTVTVTATDAEGRTFSGTADYAARACS